The following coding sequences are from one Salvia hispanica cultivar TCC Black 2014 chromosome 3, UniMelb_Shisp_WGS_1.0, whole genome shotgun sequence window:
- the LOC125216004 gene encoding protein JINGUBANG-like codes for MERYTSQTPPPCTTFYDDGDTAKPHQSPPRASFKSLPQLYDHHHDNLLYSPPRSSSAAASPNFYSLLPPPSPDSPWSLSPHQTPSPALLYHCIASLHRQDGTIFSIAVSNGLVFTGSESSRVRAWRQPDCTERGHFRASAAAGEVRSILAHGNTLFTSHADRKVRAWTFSAAAAAAETFHAKKIATFPKPKSLFSFSRNPNFKHRDNISCMAYNHAEGILYTASWDRTVKAWRVSDARCVDSFAAHEDQVNAVVVNQDDGCVFTCSSDGAVKLWRRVYGQSSHTLTMTLRFQPSPVNALALSASSSSCFLYSGSSDGVINFWEKERSSGRFNHGGFLQGHRFAVLCLAAIEKLIFSGSEDTTIRIWRREEGSCFHECLAVLDAHRGPVKCLAAALEVEKVVVMGFLLYSAGLDQTFKVWRIKVMPEEVEASQRRPPPVETAAKGGEYEASPVLSPSWVEKKLGTDPFH; via the coding sequence ATGGAGCGCTATACCTCACAAACTCCCCCTCCATGCACCACCTTCTACGACGACGGCGACACCGCGAAACCCCACCAATCCCCGCCCCGCGCCTCCTTCAAATCCCTCCCCCAGCTCTACGACCACCACCACGACAACCTCCTCTACAGCCCTCCCCGGTCCTCCTCCGCCGCAGCCAGCCCCAACTTCTACTCCCTCCTCCCTCCCCCCAGCCCTGACTCCCCATGGAGCCTCTCCCCCCACCAGACCCCCTCCCCCGCCCTCCTCTACCACTGCATCGCCTCCCTCCACCGCCAAGACGGCACCATCTTCTCCATCGCCGTCTCCAACGGCCTCGTCTTCACCGGCTCTGAGAGCTCCCGCGTCCGCGCCTGGCGCCAGCCTGACTGCACAGAGCGCGGACACTTCAGGGCGTCCGCTGCCGCGGGCGAGGTCCGCTCCATCCTCGCCCACGGCAACACCCTCTTCACCTCCCACGCGGACCGCAAGGTCCGCGCCTGGACATTctctgccgccgccgccgcggcAGAGACTTTCCACGCGAAGAAAATCGCCACGTTCCCAAAACCAAAATCCCTCTTTTCATTCTCGcgaaaccctaattttaaaCACAGGGACAACATTTCATGCATGGCGTACAACCACGCGGAGGGGATCCTCTACACCGCGTCGTGGGATCGCACCGTGAAGGCGTGGCGCGTGTCCGACGCGCGGTGCGTGGACTCCTTCGCGGCCCACGAGGACCAGGTGAATGCCGTTGTGGTCAACCAGGACGACGGCTGCGTGTTCACCTGCTCCTCGGACGGGGCCGTGAAGCTCTGGCGCCGCGTCTACGGCCAGAGCTCGCACACGCTGACGATGACGCTCCGGTTCCAGCCGTCCCCCGTGAACGCGCTGGCGCTGAGcgcgtcgtcgtcgtcgtgCTTCCTCTACTCCGGAAGCTCGGACGGCGTGATCAATTTCTGGGAGAAGGAGAGGAGCTCCGGGAGGTTCAACCACGGCGGATTTCTGCAGGGGCACAGATTCGCGGTGCTGTGTTTGGCGGCGATTGAGAAGCTCATCTTCAGCGGATCGGAGGATACGACGATTAGGATATGGCGGAGGGAGGAGGGGAGCTGCTTCCACGAGTGCCTGGCGGTGCTGGACGCGCATCGGGGGCCGGTGAAGTGCCTCGCGGCGGCGCTGGAGGTGGAGAAGGTGGTGGTGATGGGGTTTCTGCTGTATAGTGCGGGGTTGGATCAGACGTTTAAGGTGTGGAGGATTAAGGTGATGCCGGAGGAGGTGGAGGCTTCGCAGAGGAGGCCGCCGCCGGTCGAGACGGCGGCGAAGGGAGGGGAGTATGAGGCGAGTCCGGTTTTGAGCCCTTCGTGGGTGGAAAAGAAACTTGGTACTGATCCGTTtcactga
- the LOC125211563 gene encoding ankyrin repeat-containing protein At5g02620-like, with the protein MDRRLRESVTRGDVQALRELIRLDENLMKQSSLGSQSNTILHLAAMLGHVDYTAEVVAAWPEMAAAENAELETPLHQASRQGHLEIVKLLLDTDPWLAYKLNSRNESVFFAACQRGRLLVAKHLAESFPALLMLELDMELTSLHVAASSGYTEIVKEIVNRQPDLAWRRSPQGWTPLHLACSKGHLEITRELVKLDSDLCLIEDGEGRTPLHCAAIKGRINIIDEILSLSLELFEATTKNGETVLHLAVKNNQYEVVKYLTESLNMTKLLNMQENDGNTVLHLATAGKLTAMVIYLLKIGIEVNCLNGKGYTALDVVESDASHSGALAIVPALLEAGAKRCDQLSPGMRDIQQLVESSSRRFSEVSHRKPLPWPNTTPQHQRHRHKSHHRASKLELQNEGLRNARKTVTIVAVLIATVTFAAGINPPGGFSQDNGKALRGDRAAFKVFMVCNIAALFLSVGVVNVLVSIIPITRRTMMKLMSATHKVMWLSTLFMTAAYIAAIWTIMPEDKGARWVSVELLVFGGGCSSVVFSGLAWLLVRHWYNKYKWRKAKLKRIKEESPHSSVSRVDELRMMRRNHDSSTNSDVDSSDHGYHLY; encoded by the exons ATGGACCGCCGCCTCCGAGAATCCGTGACGCGCGGCGATGTCCAGGCTCTCCGAGAACTGATCCGTCTCGACGAGAACTTGATGAAACAATCCTCTTTAGGGTCCCAAAGCAACACCATTCTCCACCTCGCGGCCATGCTTGGCCACGTGGACTACACGGCCGAGGTGGTGGCCGCGTGGCCGGAGATGGCCGCGGCTGAGAACGCCGAGCTGGAGACGCCGCTGCACCAGGCGTCCAGACAAGGCCACCTCGAGATCGTGAAGCTGCTGCTGGACACCGATCCGTGGCTGGCCTACAAGCTCAATTCAAGAAACGAGAGCGTCTTCTTCGCCGCCTGCCAGCGCGGCCGCCTTCTCGTCGCCAAGCATCTCGCCGAGAGCTTCCCCGCCCTGCTCATGCTGGAGTTGGATATGGAACTCACTTCCCTTCATGTTGCTGCTTCTTCTGGTTATACAG AGATAGTGAAGGAGATTGTGAATCGACAGCCGGATTTGGCGTGGAGAAGGAGCCCCCAAGGGTGGACTCCTCTGCACCTAGCCTGCAGCAAGGGCCATCTTGAGATAACAAGGGAGCTTGTGAAGCTGGACTCTGATCTCTGCTTGATCGAAGACGGAGAGGGGCGTACCCCTCTCCATTGCGCTGCTATCAAGGGCCGGATTAACATAATAGACGAGATCCTCTCTCTCAGCCTCGAGCTCTTCGAGGCCACCACCAAAAATGGGGAGACTGTCCTGCACTTGGCTGTCAAGAACAATCAGTATGAAGTTGTCAAGTACTTAACCGAGTCTCTCAACATGACTAAGCTTCTTAATATGCAAGAAAACGACGGAAACACTGTCTTGCACTTGGCTACTGCTGGGAAACTAACTGCT ATGGTTATATATCTGCTCAAAATCGGGATCGAGGTGAATTGCTTGAATGGGAAGGGATACACAGCTCTGGATGTGGTAGAATCGGATGCAAGTCACTCGGGTGCTCTGGCTATCGTGCCTGCATTGCTTGAGGCAGGAGCGAAGAGGTGTGATCAGCTCTCTCCCGGGATGAGAGACATCCAGCAGTTGGTCGAGTCGAGTTCTAGAAGGTTCAGTGAGGTTAGCCATAGGAAGCCACTGCCTTGGCCTAATACAACTCCACAGCACCAACGCCATCGCCACAAGAGTCACCACAGGGCTAGTAAGCTGGAGCTGCAGAACGAGGGGCTGAGGAACGCGAGAAAGACTGTGACCATCGTTGCAGTCTTGATTGCAACCGTGACATTTGCTGCGGGGATCAACCCCCCTGGTGGATTCAGCCAAGACAATGGGAAGGCTCTGAGGGGGGACAGGGCTGCTTTCAAGGTGTTCATGGTCTGTAACATAGCTGCATTGTTTCTGTCCGTGGGCGTGGTGAATGTTCTGGTGAGCATCATCCCCATCACGAGGAGGACGATGATGAAGCTCATGAGCGCCACGCACAAGGTGATGTGGCTGTCCACGTTGTTCATGACTGCAGCCTACATTGCTGCTATCTGGACCATCATGCCTGAGGATAAGGGGGCTCGTTGGGTGTCCGTGGAGCTGCTGGTGTTCGGAGGTGGGTGCTCGTCTGTGGTGTTCTCCGGGCTTGCTTGGCTGCTGGTCAGGCATTGGTACAACAAGTATAAATGGAGGAAGGCGAAGCTCAAGAGGATTAAGGAGGAAAGCCCGCATAGCAGCGTTAGCCGTGTTGATGAGCTGAGGATGATGAGAAGGAACCatgatagtagtactaattcaGATGTAGATAGCTCAGATCATGGCTATCATTTGTACTag
- the LOC125211564 gene encoding E3 ubiquitin-protein ligase ATL42-like, translating into MVHLRQLIAVLSLLICVEAQNTTNEHDMSDVNPLRPSMPVVLVVLSIMFCLTFLILAYAKFCHRIRSEPSDLLQGPNGAVGSRARFSGVDKTIIESLPFFRFSSLRGSKEGLECAVCLSRFEDTELLRLLPKCRHAFHMSCIDIWLENHSSCPLCRNKFDAGDIKSLRYSSSFRCPSSSREEPNLEFFIQREQSQGRSMRFNLAHTLQKLARGRRDDPLIQEFKNQSDGTQNLHNVKHRIIVSDVIHKSRWSDVNSSDLMSLSSEMLSVMEGKGLSTSGRFNDEDAAKEHISKIKEDMERKRLFESKIVSRTEITSSGETSGYPNIDLDSAMMSKSLDPSQKRSMSEITNVSRFTELNSSSSSRISGFSTSVNSERDEKVRRLWLPIARRTIQWFSGQETSSDARQPTVDV; encoded by the coding sequence ATGGTTCATCTGAGACAGCTGATTGCTGTCCTGTCCTTGCTGATATGTGTGGAAGCTCAAAACACAACCAACGAGCACGATATGAGCGACGTAAATCCACTCCGCCCGAGCATGCCAGTTGTGCTAGTAGTCCTATCCATCATGTTCTGCCTCACTTTCCTCATTCTGGCATATGCCAAGTTCTGCCACAGAATCAGATCCGAGCCGTCTGATCTTCTACAGGGCCCTAACGGGGCCGTTGGATCAAGAGCCCGGTTTTCAGGTGTAGACAAAACCATCATAGAGTCACTCCCTTTCTTCAGATTCTCCTCACTCAGAGGCTCGAAAGAAGGCTTAGAATGTGCCGTGTGCCTCTCAAGATTCGAGGACACAGAGCTCCTTCGTCTCCTGCCCAAATGCCGGCACGCCTTCCACATGAGCTGCATCGACATATGGCTGGAGAATCACTCCAGCTGCCCCCTCTGCAGGAACAAGTTCGATGCAGGAGACATCAAGAGCTTGAGATACAGCAGCAGCTTCAGATGCCCGAGCAGCTCGAGGGAGGAGCCTAATCTTGAGTTCTTCATACAAAGAGAGCAGAGTCAAGGGAGGTCAATGAGGTTCAACCTTGCCCACACACTACAGAAGTTAGCTAGAGGGAGGAGAGACGATCCGTTGATTCAAGAATTCAAGAATCAGAGCGATGGAACGCAGAATCTGCACAATGTCAAGCATAGGATCATTGTATCAGATGTCATTCACAAGAGCAGGTGGAGCGATGTCAACTCCTCGGACCTGATGTCTCTCAGCTCCGAGATGCTGAGTGTCATGGAGGGAAAAGGGCTGTCCACAAGTGGGAGGTTCAACGACGAGGATGCAGCCAAAGAGCATATCTCGAAGATCAAGGAGGATATGGAGAGGAAGAGGCTGTTTGAGTCCAAGATTGTTTCAAGAACTGAAATTACTAGCTCTGGTGAAACCTCTGGCTATCCCAACATTGATTTGGACTCTGCCATGATGTCTAAATCATTGGATCCGTCCCAGAAAAGATCGATGTCCGAAATTACAAACGTGTCGAGGTTCACAGAACTGAACTcaagcagcagcagcaggaTCAGTGGATTCTCAACTTCAGTGAATTCagaaagagatgaaaaagttagAAGGCTTTGGCTGCCTATAGCTAGGAGAACCATTCAGTGGTTTTCTGGTCAAGAAACGAGCTCGGATGCCAGACAACCTACGGTGGATGTCTGA
- the LOC125210194 gene encoding carotenoid 9,10(9',10')-cleavage dioxygenase 1-like produces the protein MVFQQEFTSEMTKDNDVASGAGSNPLFGGLKSTNSIFGKSSHTWVEGEGMLHVLYFCKNGDGRWEISYRNRHVETDTFKLEKSRKKPAFLPAAEGDSLALLSAYLLNYLRFGFVNKYVSNTSVFEHSGKLYSAAENHIPQEIDIFTLETGRNWDVNGSWNRPFTSHPKRDPYTGELVIMGIHPEKPYFELGVISVDGDRLLHKVDLELDRCCLCHEIGITTRYNVIMDFPLTININRLIKGGPLIKYNGEEYARIGIMPRYGEADSVKWFNVEPGCTFHIINCHEQDDEVVVLACRARDSMIPGPDFGLNKHEWFSKGLEQTGADAPFLSRVYEWRLNMLTGNVVAERNLTGTDYSMEFPIINDKYIGKICKYGYTQVVCSKASSMAGTPKYGGLAKLHLQEREQCDGQIKVEHHKLPRNTFCTGAAFVAKRGGVDEDDGWIIAYVHNEDRNTSHVYVVDAKNFCNEPVAVIDLPTRVPYGFHGAFVPFDYEETLYERLG, from the exons ATGGTTTTCCAGCAGGAGTTTACATCAGAAATG acAAAAGATAATGATGTTGCCTCTGGTGCAGGGTCAAACCCCCTGTTTGGAGGTTTAAAATCGACAAATTCCATATTTGGAAAGTCTAGCCACACTTGGGTAGAAGGAGAAGGCATGCTTCATGTTTTATACTTCTGTAAAAATGGTGATGGAAGATGGGAGATTTCCTACAGAAACAGACATGTTGAGACAGACACTTTCAAGCTAGAAAAGTCCAGGAAGAAACCGGCATTTCTCCCGGCTGCAGAAGGAGATTCCCTAGCATTGCTGTCTGCTTATCTTCTTAACTAT TTGAGATTCGGGTTTGTGAACAAGTATGTAAGCAACACCAGTGTGTTTGAGCACTCTGGGAAGCTCTACTCAGCTGCAGAGAATCATATCCCTCAAGAGATAGACATTTTCACACTAGAAACGGGGCGAAATTGGGATGTGAATGGTTCTTGGAATAGGCCATTTACCAGCCATCCAAAG AGAGATCCATACACGGGAGAGCTAGTGATTATGGGGATTCATCCGGAAAAGCCTTACTTCGAGCTTGGAGTGATCTCAG TTGATGGAGATAGACTGCTTCACAAAGTTGATCTCGAATTAGACAGATGCTGCCTTTGCCACGAAATAGGAATCACAACGAG GTACAATGTGATCATGGATTTTCCTCTGACCATAAACATAAATCGACTGATAAAAGGCGGGCC TCTAATAAAGTACAATGGGGAAGAATATGCAAGGATTGGCATCATGCCTCGTTATGGAGAGGCCGATTCTGTCAAGTGGTTCAACGTGGAGCCAGGCTGCACCTTTCACATTATCAACTGCCACGAGCAAGATGATGAGGTAGTTGTCTTGGCTTGCAGGGCCCGTGACTCCATGATACCAGGCCCCGACTTTGGCCTTAACAAGCATGAGTGGTTCTCAAAAGGGCTCGAGCAGACTGGTGCAGACGCCCCATTTCTTTCGCGTGTTTATGAGTGGAGGCTCAACATGCTCACGGGAAACGTGGTGGCAGAGAGAAACCTCACGGGAACGGATTACTCCATGGAGTTCCCAATCATCAATGATAAGTATATTGGAAAAATATGCAAGTATGGCTACACACAGGTTGTCTGCTCAAAGGCCAGCTCCATGGCAG GCACACCAAAATATGGAGGGCTGGCCAAACTTCACCTACAAGAGAGGGAACAATGTGATGGGCAGATCAAGGTCGAGCACCACAAGCTCCCGAGGAACACCTTCTGCACGGGTGCTGCTTTCGTGGCTAAAAGGGGTGGTGTAGACGAGGATGATGGATGGATCATTGCATACGTACATAACGAAGACAGGAACACATCTCAT GTGTACGTCGTTGATGCCAAGAATTTCTGCAACGAGCCGGTTGCTGTAATCGATCTTCCAACAAGAGTGCCCTATGGATTTCATGGAGCTTTTGTACCATTTGACTATGAAGAAACACTATATGAGAGATTAggataa
- the LOC125212325 gene encoding carotenoid 9,10(9',10')-cleavage dioxygenase 1-like: MGSFGVSCSSIRPSYPPKSNHHSHSSSLSYSSTTLKPLSNELHKSNPILLQVSKTIKEASLRLLDAFVDSVFHFIDQPLLPSQSNFAPVEEIGEAVDVTESINGRIPDGFPAGAYIRNGPNPLFGGLKSTNSIFGKSSHTWIEGEGMLHVLYFSKNGEGKWEISYRNKHVETDTFKQEKARKKPAFLPAIEGDSLAVLSAYLLNYLRFGFVNKYLSNTSVFEHSGKLYSSAENHIPQDIDIFTLETGRNWDVNGSWNRPFTSHPKRDPDTGELVIMGIHPEKPYFELGVISVDGDKLLHKVDLGLDRCCLCHEIGITTRYNVIMDFPLTIDINRLIRGGPLIKYNEEEYARIGIMPRYGEADSLKWFNVEPGCTFHIINCHEQDDDVVVLACRARDSMIPGPDFGLNKHEWFSKGLEQTGAHAPFLSRVYEWRLNLLTGEVVAEKNLTGTDYSMEFPIINDKYIGKICKYGYTQVVSSKASSTSGTPKYGGMAKLHLQEREQCDAQIKVEHHKLPGNTFCSGIAFVAKRRGADEDDGWIVAYIHNEDRNTSHVYIVDAKNFCNEPVAVIDLPRRVPYGFHGAFVPF, translated from the exons ATGGGCAGTTTTGGAGTGAGTTGCTCCTCAATTAGACCTTCATATCCCCCTAAAAGCAACCATCattctcattcttcttctctctcatattcTTCCACCACTCTCAAG CCATTGTCGAATGAGCTCCACAAAAGCAACCCCATTTTGCTCCAAGTGTCAAAAACGATCAAAGAGGCCTCACTGAGATTGTTGGATGCATTTGTCGATTCTGTATTCCACTTTATTGATCAGCCATTACTCCCATCTCAG AGCAATTTTGCTCCAGTGGAAGAGATCGGAGAAGCAGTAGACGTGACAGAATCGATAAATGGAAGGATCCCGGATGGTTTTCCGGCGGGCGCTTACATCAGAAATG GGCCAAACCCCCTATTTGGAGGTCTAAAATCGACAAATTCCATATTTGGAAAGTCTAGCCACACTTGGATAGAAGGAGAAGGCATGCTTCATGTTTTATACTTCTCTAAAAATGGTGAAGGAAAATGGGAGATTTCCTACAGAAACAAACATGTTGAAACAGACACTTTCAAGCAAGAAAAGGCTAGGAAGAAACCGGCGTTCCTCCCGGCTATAGAAGGAGATTCTCTAGCTGTGTTGTCTGCTTATCTTCTTAACTAT TTGAGATTTGGGTTTGTGAACAAGTATCTGAGCAACACCAGTGTGTTTGAGCACTCTGGGAAGCTCTACTCATCTGCAGAGAATCATATCCCTCAAGACATAGACATTTTCACATTAGAAACGGGACGAAATTGGGATGTGAATGGTTCTTGGAATAGGCCATTTACCAGCCATCCAAAG AGAGATCCAGACACGGGAGAGCTTGTAATTATGGGGATTCATCCGGAAAAGCCTTACTTCGAGCTTGGAGTGATCTCAG TTGATGGAGATAAACTGCTTCATAAAGTAGATCTCGGACTAGATAGATGCTGCCTTTGCCATGAAATAGGGATCACAACGAG GTACAATGTAATCATGGATTTTCCTCTGACAATAGACATAAATCGACTGATAAGAGGCGGGCC TCTAATAAAGTACAATGAGGAAGAATATGCAAGGATTGGCATCATGCCTCGTTATGGAGAGGCCGATTCTCTCAAGTGGTTCAACGTGGAGCCAGGCTGTACTTTTCACATCATCAACTGCCATGAGCAAGACGATGATGTAGTTGTCTTGGCGTGCAGGGCCCGTGACTCCATGATACCAGGCCCCGACTTTGGCCTTAACAAGCACGAGTGGTTCTCAAAAGGGCTTGAGCAGACTGGTGCACATGCTCCATTTCTTTCGCGTGTTTATGAATGGAGGCTCAACTTGCTCACGGGCGAAGTGGTGGCAGAGAAGAACCTCACGGGAACGGACTACTCCATGGAGTTCCCAATCATCAATGATAAGTATATTGGCAAAATATGCAAGTATGGCTACACACAGGTGGTCAGCTCCAAGGCCAGCTCCACATCAG GCACACCAAAATATGGAGGGATGGCCAAACTTCACCTACAAGAGAGGGAACAATGTGATGCGCAGATCAAGGTCGAGCACCACAAGCTCCCGGGGAACACCTTCTGCTCGGGCATTGCTTTCGTGGCCAAAAGGAGAGGCGCAGATGAGGATGATGGATGGATCGTTGCATACATACATAATGAAGATAGGAACACATCTCAT GTGTACATCGTTGACGCCAAGAATTTCTGCAACGAGCCGGTTGCTGTAATCGATCTTCCAAGAAGAGTGCCTTATGGGTTTCATGGAGCTTTTGTGCCATTTTGA